A single genomic interval of Pyrus communis chromosome 7, drPyrComm1.1, whole genome shotgun sequence harbors:
- the LOC137740275 gene encoding wall-associated receptor kinase-like 1: MVVKLLTHIILFTLLLQLLAVSSSQKPPIAKRNCQSHCGDIEIPYPFGIGAGCFIDDDWFQIICDNSTGNPTPFLNRTNLEVLNISAEGGTLRVTNPISFSNCSNKPISRQTANLEGSPFVYSTKNVFTAVGCGFMATITSNSNGYSISSQCKSECDNSINKSNGTRHNVCKGVDCCQTAIPSFLSAFNTSFQRDDDNTRSSCNYAFLVDREWFQGYANNLTNISAISERDNIPVVLEWKMFHSITEVFGTFLEVNATMTREDPIRPQCDSYNDNSSAYGSSRLECTCGGGCEGNPYLLDGCQDINECEVGKHSCSEPYVCVNIPHGYSCMNLPKSKSPVKAIIIGIGSGLGFLLLLLGAWWLHKLIKKTKAIKCKKKFFDQNGGILLEQQLAAGEVNVEKIKLFNSQELEIATDHFNIDIILGQGGQGTVYKGMLTDGRIVAVKKSKLVDGGEVAQFINEIVILSQINHRNVVKLLGCCLETEVPLLVYEFIPKGTIYQYLHEENEEFLFTWEMRLRIAAEVAGALSYLHSAAGFPIYHRDIKSTNILLDDKYRAKVADFGTSRSVSIDQTHLTTIVHGTFGYLDPEYFQSSQFTDKSDVYSFGVVLLELLTGEKSVSLTRSPEIRGLVTYFNFTMEENRLFDIIDARVKEEGATEDILSVANLANRCLDMSGKRRPTMKEVAMELERIQKSVKSSNNLQQNYDEVEYVRNEVTGPWDVTSTGRVWLEVLLRQKIHYHYYLTDHDQQLVETGDFPDLVFEARIFFFLFFFGFNQLV; encoded by the exons ATGGTTGTCAAGTTGCTAACTCATATTATTCTGTTTACACTGTTGCTGCAGTTACTAGCAGTATCATCATCACAGAAACCGCCCATAGCAAAGCGTAACTGTCAGTCTCATTGTGGAGACATTGAAATCCCGTATCCCTTTGGAATTGGGGCAGGTTGTTTCATTGATGACGACTGGTTCCAAATAATCTGTGACAACTCTACTGGCAATCCCACTCCTTTCTTGAACCGTACTAATCTGGAGGTCCTCAATATTTCTGCTGAAGGAGGTACGCTAAGGGTCACAAACCCGATCAGCTTCTCAAATTGCAGCAACAAGCCAATCAGCCGCCAGACGGCCAACTTGGAGGGCAGCCCTTTTGTGTATTCAACAAAGAACGTGTTCACTGCAGTTGGTTGTGGTTTTATGGCCACGATCACCTCAAACTCAAATGGCTACTCCATTTCAAGTCAATGCAAGTCCGAGTGTGACAATTCCATAAATAAGAGTAACGGTACCAGGCATAATGTatgcaagggtgtggactgcTGCCAGACAGCCATCCCTTCATTTCTCTCTGCTTTCAATACGAGTTTCCAGCGTGATGACGATAATACACGAAGTTCATGCAATTACGCATTCTTGGTAGACCGCGAATGGTTTCAGGGGTATGCCAACAATTTAACAAACATTTCTGCCATCAGCGAAAGGGACAATATTCCTGTGGTGCTTGAATGGAAAATGTTTCATTCCATAACTGAAGTGTTTGGAACCTTTTTGGAAGTAAATGCAACGATGACACGCGAGGACCCAATCCGGCCTCAGTGTGATAGCTACAATGACAACTCTTCCGCATATGGATCCTCAAGGCTTGAATGTACCTGCGGAGGGGGCTGTGAAGGAAATCCCTATCTTCTCGACGGATGTCAAG ACATCAATGAATGTGAGGTTGGCAAGCATTCGTGTTCCGAGCCCTATGTATGTGTGAATATTCCTCACGGGTACTCATGCATGAATCTTCCGAAGAGCAAATCTCCGGTCAAAGCCATCATTATAG GTATCGGCAGTGGTCTTGGATTCTTGTTACTGCTCCTTGGTGCCTGGTGGTTGCATAAActcataaagaaaacaaaagccaTTAAATGCAAGAAGAAGTTCTTTGACCAAAATGGTGGTATACTATTGGAGCAACAACTGGCGGCTGGTGAAGtaaatgttgagaaaattaagtTGTTCAATTCACAGGAGTTAGAGATAGCCACAGACCATTTTAACATCGATATAATTCTTGGCCAGGGAGGCCAAGGTACTGTTTACAAAGGAATGTTGACGGATGGAAGAATCGTTGCTGTAAAGAAGTCTAAATTAGTTGATGGAGGCGAAGTTGCGCAGTTCATTAACGAAATTGTCATTCTTTCGCAAATTAACCACAGGAATGTGGTTAAACTGTTGGGTTGCTGTTTAGAGACAGAAGTACCTCTCTTGGTTTATGAATTCATACCGAAAGGGACTATCTACCAATATCTCCACGAAGAAAATGAGGAGTTTTTATTTACGTGGGAAATGCGCTTAAGGATTGCTGCTGAAGTTGCAGGAGCTCTTTCATACTTACATTCAGCAGCAGGTTTTCCAATTTACCACAGGGACATCAAGTCTACAAACATACTCTTAGATGATAAATACAGAGCAAAAGTTGCAGATTTCGGGACTTCAAGATCGGTTTCCATTGACCAAACCCACCTCACCACAATAGTACATGGCACCTTCGGGTACTTGGACCCAGAGTACTTCCAATCAAGTCAGTTTACGGATAAGAGTGATGTGTATAGCTTTGGAGTTGTCCTTCTTGAGCTATTGACTGGAGAAAAATCCGTTTCTCTAACAAGGTCACCAGAAATCAGAGGCCTAGttacatattttaattttacaatGGAAGAGAATCGTCTGTTTGATATTATTGATGCTCGAGTTAAGGAGGAGGGTGCAACGGAAGACATATTGTCAGTTGCTAACCTCGCAAACAGATGCTTGGATATGAGTGGAAAGAGACGGCCTACGATGAAAGAAGTGGCAATGGAGTTGGAGAGGATTCAAAAATCAGTCAAGTCTTCTAATAATCTGCAACAAAATTACGATGAGGTCGAATATGTTAGAAACGAAGTAACTGGTCCTTGGGATGTTACATCGACGGGTCGTGTTTGGCTGGAGGTACTACTCCGTCAAAAGATTCACTACCACTACTATCTTACTGATCACGACCAGCAATTGGTGGAAACTGGAGATTTCCCTGATCTTGTTTTCGaagcaagaatttttttttttctttttttttttggttttaatcAACTTGTTTAG